Proteins found in one Salvia splendens isolate huo1 chromosome 10, SspV2, whole genome shotgun sequence genomic segment:
- the LOC121751526 gene encoding uncharacterized protein LOC121751526, translating into MAPKPQRDEFHSPHQVTNSKSGESEECFTPLKAKAGSGGKMSSNGKIFSEDDVVCLLKRLADFWASGKSNKWVEFHRFVKDDLSKEYTHRQVSEKIRSLNDKFHYARVKPSDPHEATVYMLSKLLWEDELNDQNKKRKPKKKRKTNTNETTLAFHESYNKTNEDDQANTILASGESYKKIKHNKKRKKTNEDEANTILSIAESYNKTDEGDHANTILATGESYKKIKRNKKRKTNEDEANTILATGESYKKIKHNKKTKTNEDEANTIPAIGEGEREDEIGLDEFECEYPYLCASFKMPGCPKLSIKERASIGRKCAQELEDEWRELKAQQLRFELKKLTHPGDS; encoded by the exons ATGGCGCCCAAACCACAAAGAGATGAGTTTCACTCTCCACATCAAGTCACTAATTCCAAATCCGGAGAATCGGAAGAGTGCTTCACGCCGTTGAAAGCGAAAGCCGGGTCGGGTGGCAAGATGTCGTCTAACGGTAAGATATTCAGCGAGGACGACGTCGTTTGCTTGTTGAAAAGGCTGGCCGATTTCTGGGCTAGTGGAAAGAGCAACAAGTGGGTTGAGTTCCACCGGTTCGTCAAGGATGATCTTTCCAAAGAATATACGCACCGCCAGGTGTCCGAGAAGATCCGAAGCCTCAATGACAAGTTCCACTATGCTCGGGTGAAGCCATCGGACCCTCATGAAGCCACGGTGTACATGCTCTCCAAATTGTTGTGGGAAGATGAATTGAATGACCAAAACAAGAAGAGAAAAcccaagaagaagaggaagaccaATACCAATGAAACCACTCTTGCTTTCCATGAATCATACAACAAAACCAATGAAGATGATCAGGCCAACACCATTCTTGCTAGCGGTGAGTCATACAAGAAAATCAAACACAataagaagaggaagaagaccaatgaagatgaggcCAACACTATTCTTTCTATTGCTGAATCATACAACAAAACCGATGAAGGTGATCATGCCAACACCATTCTTGCTACCGGTGAATCATACAAGAAAATCAAACGCAATAAGAAGAGGAagaccaatgaagatgaggcCAACACCATTCTTGCTACCGGTGAATCATACAAGAAAATCAAACACAATAAGAAGACGAagaccaatgaagatgaggcCAACACCATTCCTGCTATTGGTGAAGGAGAGCGAGAGGATGAGATTGGATTGgatgaatttgagtgtgaataTCCCTACTTGTGTGCCTCATTTAAGATGCCTGGTTGTCCGAAGCTCTCCATCAAGGAACGTGCTTCGATTGGGAGAAAGTGCGCTCAAGAACTCGAAGACGAGTGGAGGGAACTCAAAGCTCAGCAGCTCCGCTTCGAGCTTAAAaagcttactcaccccggggaCAG TTAG